One Calonectris borealis chromosome 15, bCalBor7.hap1.2, whole genome shotgun sequence DNA segment encodes these proteins:
- the ETF1 gene encoding eukaryotic peptide chain release factor subunit 1 isoform X1, translating into MADDPSAADRNVEIWKIKKLIKSLEAARGNGTSMISLIIPPKDQISRVAKMLADEFGTASNIKSRVNRLSVLGAITSVQQRLKLYNKVPPNGLVVYCGTIVTEEGKEKKVNIDFEPFKPINTSLYLCDNKFHTEALTALLSDDSKFGFIVIDGSGALFGTLQGNTREVLHKFTVDLPKKHGRGGQSALRFARLRMEKRHNYVRKVAETAVQLFISGDKVNVAGLVLAGSADFKTELSQSDMFDQRLQSKVLKLVDISYGGENGFNQAIELSTEVLSNVKFIQEKKLIGRYFDEISQDTGKYCFGVEDTLKALEMGAVEILIVYENLDIMRYVLHCQGTEEEKILYLTPEQEKDKSHFTDKETGQEHELIESMPLLEWFANNYKKFGATLEIVTDKSQEGSQFVKGFGGIGGILRYRVDFQGMEYQGGDDEFFDLDDY; encoded by the exons atggCGGACGATCCCAGCGCTGCCGACCGCAACGTGGAGATCTGGAAGATCAAGAAGCTCATCAAGAGCCTGGAGGCGGCCCGCGG caatGGTACCAGCATGATATCGTTGATCATTCCCCCCAAAGACCAGATTTCACGAGTGGCAAAAATGTTAGCGGATGAGTTTGGCACCGCCTCCAACATTAAGTCTCGAGTGAATCGCCTTTCAGTACTGGGAGCCATTACATCTGTACAGCAAAGACTGAAACTCTATAACAAAG TACCTCCAAATGGTCTGGTTGTTTACTGTGGAACAATTGtgacagaagaaggaaaagagaagaaagtcaaCATTGACTTTGAACCTTTCAAACCAATCAATACGTCGTTGTATTTGTGTGACAACAAATTCCACACAGAG GCTCTTACAGCGCTGCTTTCCGACGACAGCAAGTTTGGCTTTATTGTAATAGATGGTAGCGGTGCACTCTTTGGAACTCTTCAAGGAAACACAAGAGAAGTCCTGCACAAATTCACTGTGGATCTTCCAAAGAAGCATG GTAGAGGAGGTCAGTCTGCCTTGCGTTTTGCTCGTTTGAGAATGGAAAAACGACACAACTATGTAAGGAAGGTAGCAGAGACGGCTGTGCAACTGTTCATTTCTGGCGACAAAGTGAACGTGGCTGGTCTCGTTTTAGCTGGATCAGCTGACTTCAAAACTGAATTAAGTCAATCTGACATGTTTGATCAG CGGTTGCAATCCAAAGTGCTCAAACTAGTTGACATTTCATATGGAGGAGAAAATGGGTTCAATCAAGCAATTGAGTTGTCAACTGAGGTCCTCTCCAATGTGAAATTCATTCAAGAGAAGAAACTAATAG GACGATACTTCGATGAAATCAGTCAGGACACGGGGAAGTACTGTTTTGGCGTTGAAGATACACTAAAAGCTTTGGAAATGGGAGCAGTAGAGATACTGATAGTTTATGAAAATCTGGATATAATGAGATACGTTCTGCACTGCCAAGGCACGGAGG aGGAGAAGATCCTGTATTTGACACCAGAGCAAGAGAAGGATAAATCCCACTTCACAGATAAAGAG ACTGGCCAGGAACATGAACTGATAGAAAGTATGCCCCTTCTGGAGTGGTTTGCAAACAACTACAAGAAATTTGGCGCAACGTTGGAAATTGTTACAGACAAATCACAGGAAGGATCCCAATTTGTGAAAGGATTTGGAGGAATTGGAG GTATCTTGCGGTACCGAGTGGACTTCCAGGGAATGGAATACCAAGGAGGAGACGATGAATTTTTTGACCTTGATGACTACTAG
- the ETF1 gene encoding eukaryotic peptide chain release factor subunit 1 isoform X3, whose protein sequence is MADDPSAADRNVEIWKIKKLIKSLEAARGNGTSMISLIIPPKDQISRVAKMLADEFGTASNIKSRVNRLSVLGAITSVQQRLKLYNKVPPNGLVVYCGTIVTEEGKEKKVNIDFEPFKPINTSLYLCDNKFHTEALTALLSDDSKFGFIVIDGSGALFGTLQGNTREVLHKFTVDLPKKHGRGGQSALRFARLRMEKRHNYVRKVAETAVQLFISGDKVNVAGLVLAGSADFKTELSQSDMFDQRLQSKVLKLVDISYGGENGFNQAIELSTEVLSNVKFIQEKKLIGRYFDEISQDTGKYCFGVEDTLKALEMGAVEILIVYENLDIMRYVLHCQGTEEEKILYLTPEQEKDKSHFTDKEVSCGTEWTSREWNTKEETMNFLTLMTTR, encoded by the exons atggCGGACGATCCCAGCGCTGCCGACCGCAACGTGGAGATCTGGAAGATCAAGAAGCTCATCAAGAGCCTGGAGGCGGCCCGCGG caatGGTACCAGCATGATATCGTTGATCATTCCCCCCAAAGACCAGATTTCACGAGTGGCAAAAATGTTAGCGGATGAGTTTGGCACCGCCTCCAACATTAAGTCTCGAGTGAATCGCCTTTCAGTACTGGGAGCCATTACATCTGTACAGCAAAGACTGAAACTCTATAACAAAG TACCTCCAAATGGTCTGGTTGTTTACTGTGGAACAATTGtgacagaagaaggaaaagagaagaaagtcaaCATTGACTTTGAACCTTTCAAACCAATCAATACGTCGTTGTATTTGTGTGACAACAAATTCCACACAGAG GCTCTTACAGCGCTGCTTTCCGACGACAGCAAGTTTGGCTTTATTGTAATAGATGGTAGCGGTGCACTCTTTGGAACTCTTCAAGGAAACACAAGAGAAGTCCTGCACAAATTCACTGTGGATCTTCCAAAGAAGCATG GTAGAGGAGGTCAGTCTGCCTTGCGTTTTGCTCGTTTGAGAATGGAAAAACGACACAACTATGTAAGGAAGGTAGCAGAGACGGCTGTGCAACTGTTCATTTCTGGCGACAAAGTGAACGTGGCTGGTCTCGTTTTAGCTGGATCAGCTGACTTCAAAACTGAATTAAGTCAATCTGACATGTTTGATCAG CGGTTGCAATCCAAAGTGCTCAAACTAGTTGACATTTCATATGGAGGAGAAAATGGGTTCAATCAAGCAATTGAGTTGTCAACTGAGGTCCTCTCCAATGTGAAATTCATTCAAGAGAAGAAACTAATAG GACGATACTTCGATGAAATCAGTCAGGACACGGGGAAGTACTGTTTTGGCGTTGAAGATACACTAAAAGCTTTGGAAATGGGAGCAGTAGAGATACTGATAGTTTATGAAAATCTGGATATAATGAGATACGTTCTGCACTGCCAAGGCACGGAGG aGGAGAAGATCCTGTATTTGACACCAGAGCAAGAGAAGGATAAATCCCACTTCACAGATAAAGAG GTATCTTGCGGTACCGAGTGGACTTCCAGGGAATGGAATACCAAGGAGGAGACGATGAATTTTTTGACCTTGATGACTACTAGGTAG
- the ETF1 gene encoding eukaryotic peptide chain release factor subunit 1 isoform X2 has product MISLIIPPKDQISRVAKMLADEFGTASNIKSRVNRLSVLGAITSVQQRLKLYNKVPPNGLVVYCGTIVTEEGKEKKVNIDFEPFKPINTSLYLCDNKFHTEALTALLSDDSKFGFIVIDGSGALFGTLQGNTREVLHKFTVDLPKKHGRGGQSALRFARLRMEKRHNYVRKVAETAVQLFISGDKVNVAGLVLAGSADFKTELSQSDMFDQRLQSKVLKLVDISYGGENGFNQAIELSTEVLSNVKFIQEKKLIGRYFDEISQDTGKYCFGVEDTLKALEMGAVEILIVYENLDIMRYVLHCQGTEEEKILYLTPEQEKDKSHFTDKETGQEHELIESMPLLEWFANNYKKFGATLEIVTDKSQEGSQFVKGFGGIGGILRYRVDFQGMEYQGGDDEFFDLDDY; this is encoded by the exons ATGATATCGTTGATCATTCCCCCCAAAGACCAGATTTCACGAGTGGCAAAAATGTTAGCGGATGAGTTTGGCACCGCCTCCAACATTAAGTCTCGAGTGAATCGCCTTTCAGTACTGGGAGCCATTACATCTGTACAGCAAAGACTGAAACTCTATAACAAAG TACCTCCAAATGGTCTGGTTGTTTACTGTGGAACAATTGtgacagaagaaggaaaagagaagaaagtcaaCATTGACTTTGAACCTTTCAAACCAATCAATACGTCGTTGTATTTGTGTGACAACAAATTCCACACAGAG GCTCTTACAGCGCTGCTTTCCGACGACAGCAAGTTTGGCTTTATTGTAATAGATGGTAGCGGTGCACTCTTTGGAACTCTTCAAGGAAACACAAGAGAAGTCCTGCACAAATTCACTGTGGATCTTCCAAAGAAGCATG GTAGAGGAGGTCAGTCTGCCTTGCGTTTTGCTCGTTTGAGAATGGAAAAACGACACAACTATGTAAGGAAGGTAGCAGAGACGGCTGTGCAACTGTTCATTTCTGGCGACAAAGTGAACGTGGCTGGTCTCGTTTTAGCTGGATCAGCTGACTTCAAAACTGAATTAAGTCAATCTGACATGTTTGATCAG CGGTTGCAATCCAAAGTGCTCAAACTAGTTGACATTTCATATGGAGGAGAAAATGGGTTCAATCAAGCAATTGAGTTGTCAACTGAGGTCCTCTCCAATGTGAAATTCATTCAAGAGAAGAAACTAATAG GACGATACTTCGATGAAATCAGTCAGGACACGGGGAAGTACTGTTTTGGCGTTGAAGATACACTAAAAGCTTTGGAAATGGGAGCAGTAGAGATACTGATAGTTTATGAAAATCTGGATATAATGAGATACGTTCTGCACTGCCAAGGCACGGAGG aGGAGAAGATCCTGTATTTGACACCAGAGCAAGAGAAGGATAAATCCCACTTCACAGATAAAGAG ACTGGCCAGGAACATGAACTGATAGAAAGTATGCCCCTTCTGGAGTGGTTTGCAAACAACTACAAGAAATTTGGCGCAACGTTGGAAATTGTTACAGACAAATCACAGGAAGGATCCCAATTTGTGAAAGGATTTGGAGGAATTGGAG GTATCTTGCGGTACCGAGTGGACTTCCAGGGAATGGAATACCAAGGAGGAGACGATGAATTTTTTGACCTTGATGACTACTAG